A stretch of DNA from Ctenopharyngodon idella isolate HZGC_01 chromosome 6, HZGC01, whole genome shotgun sequence:
TCTGGAACAGAGGAATAGAGCTCAAGCTCTGAAACAAGACAGAAAGCAGGAAGAAGAAAAATCACCCCTGGAGCAGGAGTTACTGAAGAGGCAGATGAGGTTAGAGAAGGTAAAACCTGAAATAACACCCCTCAAACTAAATTGATATGAGTATTCATATACCATATCAGTGGTCTAATGGACAATATTGTTTGATTTAAGCTAATAAGGCCATTAAATGCTAGGAAGCAATCCAGATTGACACAGAATATGCTCTAATTTTGTCCAGAACACATTGATATTTGGTCCTAAAGTTGTACTATGGATCATAATGTATACACCATGTACTATAACTtgctactgtatatacagtagtggccaaaagtgatgtctggagatgaataattgtgtttaatgaccctacaagttcaattaatccatcaaaatatgaggaaaatattttatttaaaaaaaatatatattttaaatatgacgTAAGAACAAAatactaaacttggttaaggtatttatctaacaaaattatttgacaaaaaaaggcaaactacagctacaggttttattttactatgcaaagtaaaataaaacagttttgttggttctctcttgtttttgcctgtttctttgtatgacagcctggccaaaaattatgtccgCACAATTTGgtatgtttcattgcattatcatcaataaaacaattgcctccaagcacaactacacaAAATGCttctttaacacattttaataatatttgaataaagggtgaagatgtaaattttcctaggccggacatcacttttggccccTACTGTATACCAACACCTCAtttagaatttatttaattCTTCTAAGATTGAGCGGGAGGCCGACGAGCAGAGAGAGAGGTCAAAGTGCGCACCTGAGTTCATTAGGGTCAAGGAGAGTCTGAAGAGGACATCGATAGCAAGTGCTGTGGAGAAAGAGCTGTAATCACCTACAACATCATAGATCTACATGAGTGTTGATGCTCCTCCAGCTGCTGATTTGACAGTTCTTGTTATAGCTTGGGTTTGGATTTTGAATGAAATCAAAGAATGTGAAAAAACAATATTGAAGACAAGAAAGTTGAAAGTTggctaaaggcccgttcacaccaagaacgataactatgacgataactatatttgcgtccacaccaacgaacgataatgATCTGTTTATTCTTAGTTCAtgcgctgcggtttcaaagtgtgtacatgtttttgctgttcttgttgcatttacacgctTTAACCaccagatgtcctcagcatgctatgtttcgagtgaatagctagtgtaatcgatgtAACCTAACAGTTAATTTAGCTGAGGAAGTCAATATAgaggaataaaaacaacgcctagactttttcactgcaaaatcaaaggaagcaagacagtgttgtcgaaactagcgctggatatctGAGGTAATTATATGTTACAATGTTTGCTAGCCTGacataatgatctcatcattaatacttctcaccatttagcccgagggtatgaccgattgttttccatatatctattttctttaaagtatcagtgaaaagggggtttgacgtGTCAAATAGTGTtagctttttctggacctcgacGATTAACTTCTCTGCAATGTCggctgccactttaaatgcgcgagcccttaaattagaatgtattctgattggctgacagtGTTTTATCGATCAACagctgaaaaaaatcattctgaaagtgatcccaacgatatcgtttctctgtATCATTATCGTTATatctgtggtgtggactctactattcttttatatttagaacgactTTTAGAACTATCTtcatcgttatctttatagttattgttcttggtgtgaacgggccttaaatgATATGTCAGTGTTACAAAATGTTAAGCACTTATAATGGTCTGTAAGATTTCATGTATTGCACCTTAATTGCTGATTAAGTGGTTGTCATTTGCACTCGTAAGAACAGAATAACTCCAAATATAGTGGAACTGTATCTAGTGTTTTAGTATAGAAATTATTATATCCTTTTATGCTTTTTAATGGAGTTCCTAACAAATCTTGGGTCATGTGAGCCCACCAACACAATGCAATGTGAACAGACAGCAATCCTGTCCACTTTTTCCACatatatcttttgttgtttaaatatgtttcaaATAATTTGGTATGTTCAAATACGGTATTCATGTTTTTTATGTGCACATTAGGGTATAACATGGATCTTCTACTACATTTTACACAATGGCAGTATACAACCAGAGCAGGACACTGTATCCAATAATGAAATGCATTAGACTTCATTTTCTATTCATAGCATAACAAATTAACTGGTATTGTCAATTGCAAATTTTAACATCTCTTTTTCTTGGCTTACTAATTGATCACACATGAAAAGGTTACACAAAATTGGATTCAGATTGCAAAAGAATTTATGGTCAATATCACTGCATAATGCATATTTCTTTACAATTAAGCCATTGTTGATTTATAAATTTTGTATAAGTGactgtttttaaaatcttttaccTAACTTGGTGTTACTGGTAAATATCTCAAtatgctatattatcaccaaatatgggatttaatctttttttcaatttgttttctttcaatttgcacaggttttgtatttctttttgacACCGATTGATCATAGGCCTCATTGACCTGAGCAGTTCCAGAAAGAAACCTGTGCTAagtgaaagaaaacaaattgaTAAAAAGATTGAATCAAATATTTGGAAATAACATAGCATAACAAGAGATTTATAAGAAAGATTTATAATTTTTGTAAGCCAGTCAGGAacaaggtgaaaaaaaaaacccaaaagtaaaaaaaaatctcaaaagtATTTTGGAAAGTTGTTATACCCTGTCTGAGTAAAGTCAGTAAGTTTTAATCCAATGCTATAACATTAAAGCTAGGGTGGGTAGTATCAGAGAGGcaagcaatagcaagctagctttgaaagcataagatcacATCCTCCCTTCAGAGTGCCCTCCAAAAAAGCCACGCCTCTTCGATGAACGTGCACAgagccagagcagagtctgtAAAGCGTCACGAGACagtgttaaattacctcatatCTCAAACCATATAGCcttacattacaataataattaacgTAAACAAGTTCTTACtgaccacctgactgctgcagattcatttcggcgttgatagtgttgccataaaaaacacataaatccGAGTCTaaggatgtgaacagctccgagTACAAAGTCACGGTTGCCATCACTTAATTATGGTAGTTACAACATGGCATGAACTCAGCATAAGcctgttgttttggttcaggaggaactgtaaaaggcggctgctgtttgtttgtggcactCGGTGACTgcctgtctacaactctgcatgtCTGCATGGATCGCGCTGATGACATGTGATGTCTGCGTGAGCAGGGTGCATTGACAGGCTGGTAGGACTTCGGTAGGACATCGGaccaaatgcaatgattggacgaatATTTTTTGGCTTCCACAGAAGacatatgtacatttatatatctatttagaccacttctgttattgattgctatcaggatgtgaagagagttttaaccagtataacaaaaagaatTCATGAAAAACACGGCCTACCCTAGCTTTAACTAGCATTTCAGGAAAAAGATAAtcttctctgggttaaaacgacTGGAACACAACATGAGGGTTAGCTTAAGAGCTTTTCCACTCATATGATACTGACATCATAAAGCACATGATTTTGATCTCACGTGTAGCCTATGTTTTGGCTAACAACACAACATAgttttttgtaaatatgttttgtacattttataatagTCTTTAAATAAAGAGATTTTGACATGTAAAACAGTTTGAGTGTATTATCTGAAAGTACCAACCACAGTCTGCCTTTGCATAGCACTCTGATGTGAACTTTATTTGCATTGTACACAAAGATTTTACTGAACACACACAATGCATAGACAAGGAGTGTTTATTCATAACGTGCTACTACCTGTATATCTTTAAGGGTACAAATCATTGGCTCTTCGTAACTCCATCGATAACACATGATGCATTGCATCTATACATTTGTAGCTTTTACAAAAAAGATAtacaatatatgtatacatcATCTTCATGTATAATACACATACTGTATTTGTGTCTCCTCTACACTTCCTGAACTTTCAtgtgaaaatataatttaaaaaaaaaaaggtcataatTGATCAAGGAAGGAATTATCTACCAAAAACCCATGGTGTAGCTTTCTTTAGTACTTTTCAAAGCCAAAGTAATTCATAGATGACTTCTAAATGATATTTAATCAGCCCTTCTGAGGCAGTTTGCATAATTACCATAATTACTATAACTGATTGCTGAACTGCTCATTAGACTGATGCATTTTTATACTTATTAAATCACTTACAGCACTTGGGTTTTAAGCAGTTCTGTTCAGAGGTTTAAGAGGAACATGTCTCTAATATTAGGGTCCATTAGCAAAATAAATACAGttcggtcacactttatattagatgtccttaactactatgtacttgcatcaAATAATAAGTACAATATACTTATTGTGCTCattttgtattgcaaaacacttttgctgctattgagttGGGATACGGGACAGGTTTGCAGTATGGTtagtttggtggtatgggtaggtttaaggttGGGTTAaagtgtaagggatgggtcaaaaGTGTAAtaatagatgtaattacataaattaatcacagctgtaattacatgcaggtattttttaatataagtacaatgtaaaaacattattattaatttaaacgTTAATACACAGTAGTTAAagaaagacacctaatataaagtgggagccattgatatttttaattatttttattattgttggcTTCAAGTAAGTCATGTGCTCAAATTGGCACGTATATGATATACTGATGAACAAGATGATAAATGTTCttgcattgtttttgtttcaatCCAGTTTGAAAGTAAGCCCAGTAATGAGTTCTGaatataatgttaaatatttttgttttaaaaacgtatatatttcacaaagaaaaaacagagTAAGTCAAGTGTCAATATCTTGTTCCCTCCGATTTCACAATGACATGACAGTAGTAGTCTGTCTCATTTTGCATTTAGCAAAAGATatgaatatgtatattttatattttgatcaTCGCTcttgtaaacatatttttacgAGGTCATGCAAACATTAGACGTCTTCTGCACACGAGAACAGTGCAGATTATGGCCAGCGACCCAAACAAAAGAATCTTAACCAATCAGCTCACACAACATGCACCGTGAAAAACTGATAATCATGGACAGATAAATCATTTTGGTTACAAACTTAATCAGTGTCACGAAAAAGAGTAGTTAATCCACAGCTGTTCCAAAACCTTCCAAGGCAGCatcctaatttaaatataatctcaTAAGTCACTGATTTGAAGCAACAAATAGAGTCTGTGAAGCGCATACAAAACAACTCACAATTGATAGAAGTTTGACGccagcatgttgctaagctaacagtgcaatactttttaaaaagcataaaggcctgttcacaccataaacaataactataaacaTATCTTTAATGAtgaactatattagcgtccacagcGGACAATATTGTTGTTTATTCTAAGCGAacactgcagttttgtcatctgcctctttaaatgctcgagctctttaaagcattgtggattctgattggctatttttatcgttcatcagctggaaaaaataattctgaaagtgattccaatgatattgtttttctgtgccgttattgttatagttgtggtgtggactcagCTATTCTGTTATATTTAGAGCGATTTTTAGAACCatctttatcgttatcgtccttggtgtgaacaggccatAAATCTAGATAGTTTTCGcaaatattgggtaaaatagTCAGTACCATCTAACAGAAATATAGGAATATTTTGCTAatattcccattaagttatgaaaacgttattttgaatgttttctctaacgttcatttttttttggtttaatgAACGTTAGAGAAAACATTAAGGGAATGTTTTctctattttatcattttgcaagtattatgggaacgttacttttgaatgttctctgaaccatctgaaaaaaatgtagtaGCGTTTAGGAAACATTAGACTAACGTCTAactaaaatatttcagaaaaatgttccaaaatgaatgacatataaaataacatttttgtgctaatgttttgataatattattaaagactgataactttaaatgaacattttattaacgTTAAGAATTcatcataactttaaaagaatCTTACCAGAATGCCCTGTTGTCCTGTTAGATGGGTATTTTTATTGATACTTTttggtttttaataaaatatatttactgaacttgttgcactgcattatgAGTTTGCCTTCTTCGCAAagatttttttgtccaaaatgaGGTGTCTTAAAAGGCAGCATAATTTTGTACCAAGAGTGTGTATCTGATGCATcttcactaggttttgaaataGAGCTACAGACTACTTTTGCCCCATAAAGTATAAAACTGgaaattaaatgtgtaaaaagcATCTGTATTGTGGCTCAAATCTTTTAACCCCATCACGATTAACCACTGTTCTGTCCACATGCTTCATATGAAGGTTTATACCCACAACGACATCATGTGATATCCATTTGAGCTTGGAAATACTCCTGCTCTGACTCCAATATGCAGTTTTGTACCACCAGTTTGCACTACAGAGCCAGTCTGAACCAGATCACAAAGTCAACGACATGGACATCTCTACCAAATAGACTTTATAAATCAAAACCACAATGGAATTAAGCCGTgaaaatatggaagcttgtttccgccaatgaataataaataaaaaaacataactgtgactttttatctcacaattctgacttttttttctcgcaattgtgactttacatATCCCAATTGTGAGATAGAAACTCGCacttgcaagttataaagtctgaattgtgaaatataaactctaAGAAATGAAGtcacaagacttttttttttccgcaattgcaagtttatatctcccaattctgacttttttctcacgactttatatctcgcaattctgactttttgtcaaaatttcgcaattttttttcttgcaaaattGGGAGATgtaaaaaaagttagaattgttaGCTGCCTTTCAGAATTTTTCAGAATTAGACTTTagaactcacaattgcaagtatatatatctcacaattctgactttttttcttgcaattgcgcacattttttccccagaattatgatgtaaacttgcaattgtgaggaaaaaaagtctaaattgtgagataaaaagttgcaataccttttgtatttttttattccgtggcggaaaAAAGCATCCATATGAAAATGTATCAATGATGATATGACTTTATCTTGTTTCCTCATGATTTTATAGCCTGAGCAAGTGGGGCTTATTaagacattaataattattaagacATTGTATAACTAGTGGCTTTCCAAGAAAGTCCAAATTGCTACAGGGTACAGACCTGAAcgtttccttaaaaaaaaaaaaaaattaaatttttaaaaattaaaccttACATAAATATACAACTTAAACACGTTTTTGTCTTTGGTTGGGGTACAGAAATATTAATCagacaaaattaaataatggtTAAAATAGAGGAGTTACATATCTGTCAATGATATACCCAAGTCTGAATGTCTGGAACAATCACGCTCTCCTCTCATGTCCCACCAGCAGCACTAGTGCATGTTACCAGGAAAGCTCTGTGTTCCGGGTCAGACTGGAACGGTAGACGTGCATGTGTGGGTTCCACTGGGTTCTTCAGAGTTCCGCTTCAGATCCTGCTGGTCGGTCGGCAGCAGTAAGCACAGCTTCTAAGACTATCCCGGTCAGCACTGCCTCGACGGCCGTCCGCACTGGGGGAACCTAAACATAAAAGTTATGAAAAAATTACTAGCAAAAGAATCTTATGGtatataaaattgcatttaGCCAAGTCTTGTTATTGTTTACTATTAAAACTATTAACCTTCTGGTGCTGCTCACGTGGCAGTCAAAAAttacccaattttttttttttttaatttcaatacaattattttccaaaacatattttaatctaaaactgTGAgcaaatcaaagccataaatctaaacaagttgtgctccaaatttgaggttgatatctcaaaaaattagctttcagtaggattttgtttgggcgcagtaccaaatgtTTCCACTAGTTCCCATTCATTTCTAatgcagtcatttttgaccacgaACAGTACAAGTGTGACtacttttttcaggaccatttaaccttttcaaatcatgtccatgatttttttttttcatgtgtgttaaagggttagttcacccaaaaatgaaaattctgtcattaattaatcaccctcGTGtagttttacacccgtaagaccttcaatcatcttctaaacacaaattaagatatttttgtttaaatccgatggctccgtgaggcctacatagggagcaatgacatttcctctctcaagatccataaaggtatcatcggccatcactaaataattcgttattttgttttttttggcgcaccaaaaatattcttgtcgctttataatattaatattgaaccactgtactcacatgaactgatttaaatatgtttttagtacctttatggattttgagagaggaaacatcattgctccctatgtaggcctcacagagccatcggatttaaacaaaaatatctcaatttgcgttccgaagattaacgaaggtcttatgggtgtggaacggcatgagcgtgagtaataaatgacagaattttcatttttgggtgaactaaccctttaacatagcaagtgccaaaaccaaTTTCATACCATTTCGAAgaagtaaaaaattctaaaaaaacaaaacgtaaaatgttttggtcaaaaatggccaaacagcaccagagggttTGTTAAATGTTGTAAATTTTAACCGGATAATGGAAAAGTAttctaaaaatacattatacaaatctaaataattcgttattcgCCTTCATTCCCATAGTACCTATATTAAATATCATGCAACATAAATTGCTTGGCTTCATTGCTGTCATTAGTTGTGCCAACCATCTCCGAAACTAGTCATCTTCAAGCTACTGAGAGTTAAATGAGCATTTTCTCATTTTGCTCGTAACAACTCGCCCTCCCCGACTCATCTCTGGTGAAGCGCGCAGTGTGATGTACTACGTAAAAAAGACGTACATAACACAGTGAATTGTTACACAGCCtaaaagcatatatttttcGATCAGATTTAAGACCTTGTCTTAAAATTTAacgcctagaaaaaaaaacaaaaacaaaaaaacaacaacagatatTTAAGACTTTTCAACGGCCTTTAACGGCCTTACTTTCAGATTTTTTCAGGAGAGATTTCagattttaagactttttaatgcCCCACAGGAACCCTGTACTACAATTGGGATGCAATAAGTCCTGCATTATTTAGGATAGATTTTATCCGACTTTCATTCGAGAATGATCTCAGACTTACTGCTCTCCtgttcctcctcttcctcctcctcctggtCGAGCTCTTTGGCAGGGAGGAGCAGGTGTCTGTGGTAGGGGCTGGTGCTGGTGATTTGGCTTGGCCCCTCTAGGCTGGTGCTCAGCTGCAGTCTTCGCATGTGTCTAACCACTGCTGTCGCGTTGAAAGCTTGCTACAAGGACAAGAACAAGCAATAACGTGCctctaaaatatgtttacaaacTTAGAACATTTGTGAGATTAATGAgaacaaaacttcactaaacTTGATTATAAAATgcatcatgtctcatgtaatgtGTTTCAATCtcaaagacgtcaataaaacagcttgtaaacaatgtcacgtaacattacatttacctcagggaAACCATTCAATGTCCATAGCTTGATAGTTAGCTACAAAAATTAACTCCAgtgaggagcattttgctaaatatatgcagtatattacatttaataatatttttacttaacgtgttcttcaatatttaatagGAATATATGTTTGAATACATCCATCGTGAAAgcttttatgacagccaccatataattgtttatatttcaaaaaacgaattgaaGAAGAAacattatgtcattaaaaagttattattataactaGGCGTGggtgctatatattttttaccagAAGAAATTTGTCAGCcggtagagattttggactatcGTCTCTATTGCGGTTACGCAATTATGTGACGTTGCCGTCCTGCGCCGTCACAAAAGCTTATCAGTTGCACCCGCTTTTAAGCATTGctgtttaaaaacaagtgattttaatCTGTTGAAatgcaataagcagcgaaagagaactattttactatatgTGCACGGTGTCTGAGAAATGGTTTCTGAGCTTCACACATGAAGCTTCTGCTCATAAAGCGTGTGAGTACTGAACTGAGTTCTTTTTGCCTTCTATTTGGGCTTGAAcaatcaaatacacacacttatgtgtcaaaatacctgtctttgcgagtatcctagtaaacaccgtcttaaatgaatgtaaacagttgaaaaggaaaacgcatgtgtatcagtatattggatccatgcattcagtcttaaagtgacagcagcctaataacagcagcaggtctgtgtcattaaagttaatcaaacaacaaaagagaaagaaaatcactcactgctcttgaatgaatcatttttgtaactttaataagaatacatttatattaatttatacagtgaagttTAATTTACACAGATTTGCCCACCCCTAATtctaacattattattattataaaaactgttTGTATACAAACCTGTAATATTATAGCAATGCAACAACTGATGGGGCTCCCTGTataatttacagcattagttgagagatttttttttccagacatGTACTATACCTGATATATATCCACATGAATCAATATCgaattgaactgaatcaaaatgcaagcttgtgaatcgaaatcgaatcaAATCATGAaattgtgtcaatgcccagccctaatatatattctatatataaaatattatactaAAATAGCCCAGGTTTTTAGCAAGTTATTCCTGGCAAGCCTAATTCGAAGAACATCACCCAGATCTGTTGGGCTGGAAAtgcaaaatgtgaaaaattgaTGATGTGGTGGGATTCTCACCTTCCATTTACTTTTGGCAAAGTTCTTCTTGATCTGAGCGCTGACAGACTCATGAATGTTCCTATCAAGAGCTGTGTCTCCAGAAATCCTTCAAAAGTAGAGATGGGGGTGGATTACTAAAGCAATTTTGGTGAAAAGAGGACCGATATAGTCGAAACATGCAGAACACTTATTTTTAGGTAATCCTACCATGGATGCTGTAAAGCCAGCTCACATGTGTATCTCCGAGACGGATCTTTCTCCATCAAGTGATTGATGAAATCCTTGGCTGGGATGGAATGTGATCGACAATATGTTGTCAAACAATATTCAAGCatcaagtaaataaaaatgGCCAGAATAGAGCTCAACAGTAGTTTCAAGAAGTTCCTTCACTTTAGCTTCACTGTCTGCACTTCTATTGGTAGATGCTGCATCATGTCTCATTGCATGAAAACAAACTCAGCTCAACACTGTTGCATCACTAATGgtatttttacttctaaaaaccTGCTGTTGAGCTCTATAGGTTCACATCAGAGCATCTCAAGATAATGGTACTGAATTATGATTACAATTACATAGAACTACCTGAGTCAGAGATGTCATCCCAGTATGGTGAGTCAAACTCATACTCTGCTTTGAGAATCTGCTCAAACAGCTTGGCATCGTTTTCATCGTAAAATGGAGGGTAGCCACATAAGCTGCAAAAGACAAAGCTTTGTAATAAAGCTGACTGAAAATGTGCTTATTATTTGgcttaaatattaattttgttgaTTCATTACACATATCTGACAACAAAATGGCatggatgaataaataaataaataaataagttaatgaGGACTAACAAATGatactaataattaaataaattacataaatatattcgtaaatttaaaaaaatcgaccataaataaatgaataaaataaatatgttgaTTCATTACAAATATCTGATTCTAAAATGGaatcaattaataaataaataaatgaggactgacaataaatacaaataattaaataaattacataaataaaattcattaaataattataaaattgacaataaataaattaaaaaaacaaacactcaaaaaaaaaaaaaaaaaaaatacatcaagaAATACTTACAGAATATAAGAAATCACTCCTATGGACCAACAGTCTACAGCTTTACTGTATGGTTTCTGTGCCAAGACCTCTGGAGCTGAATGAAAgagcaagagagaaagagagagagagatgctttCAGTGTTCCTTTTGTCTGTTTCGCTCACTTTCCTTGTGAGCTTTGTACAGAACGAGGGCAGCATCAAAAAGGcagtttaaaaatgttaacaCTTGACTGTGCAGCATTTCAAATGACTGAGAGCCTCTAAAAACAGACATATTACCTTGCTAAAGATAGTAAGATAAGACTGAaaaggacagaaaaaaatagcCCTCATTCATACCAACGTATCCAGGTGTCCCACAGGCAGTTGACATCACACTTCCCGAGTCCTCGATCTTAGACAGGCCAAAGTCACTGATCATGATATTGGAGTCCTCCTCCATACTGTAGTACAACAGATTCTCTGGCTGCACAGAAAGAGAATGAATTCATCTGTGCTGAGCATAATTTCCTTTGAATCACATTAAATCAAGTCATATCTTGCTACATTTAATGCACAGCCATTGGTTAACTTCTTTTCATAACACTGTGTCCTAATCAGATGTGACAAGCGATGAATCACATATCTTCCATGTTGAATGTGCAATGTAAAgtactgttcagaagtttggggtcagtcatttttaaaaagaaattaatacttttattcagcaaggaagtgacagtaaagacttttataatgttacaaaacattctATTTAATATCTATTCTATATAAACTTTCTATttagggcttgacattaacttttttgcccaccagccactgtggctagtggttttccaaagttactattttcactggccacaattttaacatggataccatggggaaaaactaccatatagatatttttattattatctcataatttggagcaggtatattaggctgctgtcactttaagacctattttgtgtgtatttgactgtttataCGCAATAAGCAGctaaaaagaactcaatttagtactgagaggtggctttatgtgtgcgcagTTTTGGCTGCAGGATTGAGTAAAATTATACACAATACACGCAAAGCAAACagtgaaattcaagccctgtaacaccaacaatattcatacaGAGCAattgaaacaagtgagtgaggggaggcgggtttgtgtgtcaacttgCTGTCAGAGAGATAagagagcgagaaagcgcaGATGGTATCATGTATCTATTCTGTTGAAAATGAGTTTTagaagca
This window harbors:
- the camk1a gene encoding calcium/calmodulin-dependent protein kinase type 1, encoding MPLGEDENGWKKKTTDIKENYDFKEVLGTGAFSEVFLAEEKKTQRLVAIKCIPKKALEGKENSIENEIAVLHRIKHENIVSLEDIFESQSHLYLVMQLVSGGELFDRIVEKGFYTERDASKLIRQILDAVKYLHDMGIVHRDLKPENLLYYSMEEDSNIMISDFGLSKIEDSGSVMSTACGTPGYVAPEVLAQKPYSKAVDCWSIGVISYILLCGYPPFYDENDAKLFEQILKAEYEFDSPYWDDISDSAKDFINHLMEKDPSRRYTCELALQHPWISGDTALDRNIHESVSAQIKKNFAKSKWKQAFNATAVVRHMRRLQLSTSLEGPSQITSTSPYHRHLLLPAKELDQEEEEEEEQESSSPSADGRRGSADRDSLRSCAYCCRPTSRI